Proteins from a single region of Desulfolutivibrio sulfoxidireducens:
- a CDS encoding diguanylate cyclase codes for MKLRTTILIRVILLISAIALALSIVFYWIFSDDVRQRAQQTVDATFALFEDSLQRRQREIAREAERVNSPIHAGLHLAASARNAGLTPEHADARAALREMTATARPLTDQLFSLAETLGMGGMRIALYDRQGTLLLLYLSDAPLYYTVGLYLPEFAPGRLLVQRRMLMQAGGAVARVVQDEDRLLAPAETGNLDFIALPPGQATEIPASAVAGISHGQFALLDRIPALRMHIPIHGAPFNFGYFAWNAKADGNDQNSGLVEVTMRMTDGDFQYLAALTRTQVNAFVDGELACGTLQTYSRLEGSSLTPVEYAGFNGNPRTSRVVSRTVGEQSYYESLMTLGNSQGPVASIAVLLPRDAERRATLVMLLSIGGAGLLFGLLASAEAVRLSRHVADPISRLVAAMQRLARGEAPPEGEGDMPPGQPDILEVRHMNHALDVLVRSNAETIALAEAIAAGDLQAQVTPRSPQDRMMHSLNVMVQQLHAHQRLTTQAIEEARIANLTLAQANRKLEALSSTDALTGIANRRRFDETLAREYARHARLGVELSLILLDVDFFKLYNDHYGHQQGDDCLRRIAGVLSECAKRPADLVARYGGEEFVCILPETDPGGAIQVAECIRQGVMALAIPHARSEVADRVTVSLGVVSAFCGSGTSPARLLEQADQCLYQAKNTGRNRTASRQPDAP; via the coding sequence ATGAAACTGCGCACTACCATCCTCATCAGGGTGATCCTGCTGATCAGCGCCATTGCGCTTGCCCTTTCCATCGTCTTTTATTGGATATTCAGTGATGACGTGCGGCAACGCGCCCAGCAAACGGTTGACGCGACCTTCGCGCTCTTTGAGGACAGTTTGCAGCGCAGGCAGCGGGAAATCGCCCGCGAGGCCGAGAGGGTCAATTCGCCGATTCACGCCGGACTTCATCTGGCGGCCTCGGCGCGAAACGCGGGGCTTACGCCGGAACACGCGGACGCACGCGCCGCCCTGCGCGAGATGACGGCCACGGCCAGGCCGTTGACGGATCAGCTTTTCTCCCTGGCCGAGACCCTGGGGATGGGGGGGATGCGGATCGCCCTGTACGACCGGCAGGGGACGCTTTTGCTGCTCTATTTGAGCGACGCCCCGTTGTACTACACCGTCGGCCTGTATCTGCCGGAATTCGCGCCCGGGCGCCTGCTCGTGCAGCGCCGCATGCTCATGCAGGCCGGGGGCGCGGTGGCCCGGGTCGTCCAAGACGAAGACCGGCTCCTCGCCCCAGCGGAAACCGGAAACCTGGATTTCATCGCGCTGCCGCCGGGGCAGGCGACAGAAATTCCGGCCTCGGCCGTGGCTGGAATTTCCCACGGGCAGTTCGCCCTGCTCGACCGGATACCCGCCTTGCGAATGCACATTCCGATACATGGCGCGCCTTTCAATTTCGGCTATTTCGCGTGGAACGCCAAAGCGGACGGCAATGATCAAAACAGCGGCCTTGTGGAAGTGACCATGCGGATGACGGACGGTGACTTCCAGTATCTTGCGGCGCTCACCCGCACCCAGGTCAATGCCTTCGTGGATGGCGAACTTGCCTGTGGCACCTTGCAGACCTATTCCCGGCTTGAGGGATCGTCCCTTACGCCCGTCGAGTATGCCGGTTTCAACGGAAATCCCCGGACCAGCCGGGTCGTGTCCCGTACCGTGGGCGAGCAAAGCTATTACGAAAGCCTGATGACCCTCGGCAACAGCCAGGGGCCGGTGGCGTCCATCGCGGTGCTGCTCCCCAGAGACGCCGAACGCCGGGCCACGCTGGTCATGCTTTTGAGCATCGGGGGCGCGGGCCTGTTGTTCGGTCTGCTGGCCAGTGCCGAGGCGGTTCGGCTCAGCCGGCATGTCGCCGATCCGATCAGCCGTCTGGTGGCCGCCATGCAGCGGCTGGCCAGGGGGGAGGCCCCCCCGGAAGGGGAAGGCGACATGCCCCCCGGGCAGCCGGACATTCTCGAGGTGCGGCACATGAACCATGCCCTGGATGTCCTTGTGCGCTCCAATGCCGAGACCATCGCCTTGGCCGAGGCCATCGCCGCAGGCGACCTTCAGGCGCAAGTCACGCCGCGTTCCCCTCAGGATCGGATGATGCATTCCTTGAATGTCATGGTGCAACAGCTTCACGCGCATCAGCGTCTCACCACCCAGGCTATCGAGGAGGCGCGGATCGCCAACCTGACCTTGGCGCAGGCCAACCGCAAGCTTGAAGCGTTAAGCAGCACCGATGCCTTGACCGGAATCGCCAACCGGCGACGGTTCGATGAAACCCTGGCCCGGGAATACGCCCGCCATGCCCGCCTCGGCGTCGAACTGTCGCTTATCCTGTTGGATGTCGATTTTTTCAAGCTCTACAATGACCACTACGGCCACCAACAAGGCGATGACTGCCTGCGGCGCATCGCCGGGGTGCTGTCGGAATGCGCCAAGCGCCCAGCCGACCTGGTCGCCCGCTACGGCGGGGAGGAATTCGTCTGCATCCTGCCCGAAACTGACCCCGGCGGCGCGATCCAGGTGGCGGAATGCATCCGTCAAGGCGTCATGGCGCTGGCCATTCCCCACGCGCGCTCCGAGGTTGCCGACCGGGTCACCGTAAGCCTGGGCGTCGTGAGCGCGTTTTGCGGTTCCGGAACGTCTCCCGCCCGGTTGCTCGAACAGGCCGATCAATGTCTGTACCAGGCCAAAAATACCGGCAGAAACCGGACGGCAAGCCGCCAGCCCGACGCGCCGTGA
- a CDS encoding serine hydrolase domain-containing protein, with the protein MRLKIMTLAFLTLCIMPLRACERSPQDAGELKTAAPESVGMSSQKLAAIDTLIEQAIAGRIVPGTVVLVAKDGRVVYHKAFGRANLDRPMSTDTIFQIYSSSKIVTSIAVMQLVEQGLLRLDDPISKFIPEFASLTVKEPLPEGSTPPFRLVPAQSAPTLRQALAMTTGIVGYMDTEFIHYGVDIGIGDPDFDLAENVRRLAKMPLRFQPGAEFSYGLSNDVAGRVVEVASGMSLAEYYQKHIFGPLGMRDSFFYPPAEKASRVAPSWEGDGRRLTGRVVPYTFKNRRLYSSGNGLFTTTSDYFRMGQMLLNGGEYGGVRILMPESVKEIRTNQIGDLPGVVNFVFFQKGYDRYGLGCFINGKDSVRDPGSISVLGLGGKNLDLNFERRLIVLVMQTVLPPQAAWEISEEVSRLVSAALN; encoded by the coding sequence ATGCGTCTTAAAATCATGACCTTGGCGTTTCTTACGCTCTGCATCATGCCGTTGCGGGCCTGTGAGCGAAGCCCCCAGGATGCGGGGGAACTGAAAACCGCCGCCCCGGAAAGCGTTGGGATGTCGTCCCAGAAACTCGCGGCCATCGACACCCTGATCGAACAGGCAATTGCCGGGCGGATTGTTCCCGGCACGGTGGTTCTGGTGGCCAAGGACGGCAGAGTTGTCTACCACAAGGCCTTCGGTCGGGCCAATCTCGACCGTCCAATGAGCACGGACACCATTTTCCAGATATATTCCAGCAGCAAAATTGTCACCAGCATTGCCGTGATGCAATTGGTGGAGCAGGGCCTATTGCGCCTGGACGATCCCATCTCAAAATTTATTCCCGAATTCGCTTCCCTCACCGTAAAAGAGCCGTTGCCTGAAGGCTCCACCCCGCCTTTCCGTCTCGTGCCGGCGCAAAGCGCCCCCACCCTGCGCCAAGCCTTGGCCATGACCACGGGCATCGTGGGGTACATGGATACCGAGTTCATCCATTACGGCGTGGACATCGGCATCGGCGACCCGGATTTCGACCTGGCCGAGAACGTACGCCGCCTGGCAAAAATGCCCCTGCGGTTCCAGCCCGGCGCGGAGTTCAGCTACGGCTTGAGCAACGATGTGGCCGGGAGGGTGGTTGAGGTCGCGTCGGGGATGAGCCTGGCCGAATATTACCAGAAACATATCTTCGGCCCCTTGGGGATGCGGGACAGTTTTTTCTATCCACCGGCGGAAAAAGCCTCGCGCGTGGCCCCTTCCTGGGAAGGCGACGGACGCCGGCTGACCGGCAGGGTCGTTCCCTACACCTTCAAAAACCGCAGGCTGTATTCGTCGGGCAACGGCCTGTTCACCACCACGTCCGATTACTTCCGGATGGGACAGATGCTCCTCAACGGCGGGGAGTACGGCGGGGTGCGGATTTTGATGCCCGAATCGGTCAAGGAGATTCGCACAAACCAGATCGGCGACTTGCCTGGGGTGGTAAATTTCGTGTTCTTCCAAAAGGGTTACGACCGTTACGGACTCGGCTGCTTCATCAACGGCAAGGACAGCGTCCGTGACCCCGGCTCCATCAGCGTCCTGGGCCTGGGGGGCAAGAACCTGGACCTGAACTTCGAGCGCAGGCTGATCGTCCTGGTGATGCAGACCGTATTGCCCCCCCAGGCCGCCTGGGAGATTTCCGAAGAGGTGTCGCGACTCGTCTCCGCCGCGCTCAACTGA
- a CDS encoding nitroreductase family protein, protein MPLFTVDETLCRRDGLCVAVCPASLVRRDGPEGLPYPLAGKEAHCIRCGHCVAVCPTGALRHSLLPFEDFPPIDRTKALPPEALAHHLRTRRSIRNFKPDTVPRETFAAILDSARHAPSGHNHQPVAWTILEGRPAVAELLSHVAAWMREEVQARTDLSRTLGLAGAARAVDKGKDVVTRGAPHVVFAHVPARGITPLTDAVIAATWFEIVAHAHGVGTCFAGYLMFALEHRPELVRLLGIPEGRVVPAALLAGTPAYRYRRMVPRDEARVAFLPGLAGGEERAACCRRE, encoded by the coding sequence ATGCCCCTTTTCACTGTGGACGAAACGCTTTGCCGCCGCGACGGCCTGTGCGTGGCGGTCTGTCCGGCCAGCCTGGTGCGCCGGGACGGCCCCGAGGGCCTGCCCTATCCGCTGGCCGGCAAGGAGGCCCACTGCATCCGCTGCGGCCACTGCGTGGCCGTGTGTCCCACCGGGGCCTTGCGTCACAGCCTTCTGCCCTTTGAGGACTTCCCGCCCATCGACCGCACAAAGGCCCTGCCACCGGAGGCCCTGGCCCATCACCTCAGAACCCGGCGCTCCATCCGCAACTTCAAGCCGGACACCGTCCCCCGGGAGACCTTCGCGGCCATCCTGGACTCCGCGCGCCACGCCCCCTCGGGCCACAACCACCAGCCCGTGGCCTGGACCATCCTGGAAGGCCGGCCGGCCGTGGCCGAGCTTTTGTCCCACGTCGCCGCATGGATGCGCGAGGAGGTCCAGGCCAGGACCGACCTGTCCCGGACCCTGGGTCTGGCCGGGGCCGCGCGGGCCGTGGACAAGGGCAAGGACGTGGTCACCCGGGGCGCGCCCCACGTGGTGTTCGCCCATGTCCCGGCCCGGGGGATCACCCCGCTGACCGACGCGGTCATCGCCGCGACCTGGTTCGAAATCGTGGCCCATGCCCACGGCGTGGGGACCTGTTTCGCGGGCTATCTCATGTTCGCCCTGGAGCACCGCCCGGAACTGGTCCGCCTGCTTGGCATCCCCGAGGGCCGGGTGGTCCCGGCCGCGCTTCTGGCCGGCACCCCCGCCTACCGCTACCGGCGCATGGTGCCGCGCGACGAGGCGAGGGTGGCGTTTTTGCCGGGGCTTGCCGGGGGGGAAGAGCGGGCGGCCTGTTGCCGGCGGGAATAA
- the typA gene encoding translational GTPase TypA, with product MKTTKRNDLIRNIAIIAHVDHGKTTLVDHMFRQSGLFREGQDTPERIMDSMDLERERGITIAAKNCAVTWRGVKINIIDTPGHADFGGEVERALSMADGAVLLVDASEGPLPQTRFVLKKTLEAGLRVIVAVNKIDRKDARPEEVLNEIYDLFIDLDADEEQLEFPVLYAVGREGRAMRTLDGEGTDLTPLFETIIEEIPGPACDPTQPFAMLVSDLGYSDFLGRLAIGRVLAGTARSHDSLVRIDEKNCRVPLRVTRLQVYEGLKVLDSETAHPGDIVVVSGLDEVTIGDTICSAEATKAIKRIAVDDPTVAMRFTINTSPLAGREGKYVQSARIRDRLFKETLLNVAIRVEESEERDSFVVKGRGEFQMAILIETMRREGFELAVGRPEVIYRVEGGVRKEPVEHLFIDCEESFTGVVTEKLSIRKGRMKNLVNHGSGRVRLEFTIPSRGLIGYRDEFLTDTKGTGIMNSYFLGYEEYRGDFPSRFTGSIVADRSGVGVPYALFNLEPRGRLFLSPGEPVYEGMIVGEHNRENDINVNPCKEKKLTNMRASGKDENVILTPVMPMTLERAIHFIREDELAEVTPASIRLRKIELSAQKRHLMGGAKKKAQSEA from the coding sequence ATGAAGACCACGAAGCGTAACGACTTGATTCGCAACATCGCCATCATCGCCCACGTCGACCACGGCAAGACCACCCTGGTGGACCACATGTTCCGGCAAAGCGGCCTTTTCCGAGAGGGCCAGGATACCCCCGAACGGATCATGGACAGCATGGACCTGGAGCGGGAACGGGGCATCACCATCGCCGCCAAGAACTGCGCCGTGACCTGGCGCGGGGTCAAGATCAACATCATCGACACCCCGGGCCACGCCGACTTCGGCGGCGAGGTGGAGCGGGCCCTGTCCATGGCCGACGGCGCGGTGCTTCTGGTCGACGCCTCGGAAGGCCCCCTGCCCCAGACCCGTTTCGTGCTCAAAAAGACCCTGGAGGCCGGGCTTCGGGTCATCGTGGCCGTGAACAAGATCGACCGCAAGGATGCCCGCCCCGAAGAGGTCCTAAACGAGATCTACGACCTGTTCATCGACCTGGACGCCGACGAGGAACAGCTCGAATTTCCCGTGCTCTACGCCGTAGGGCGCGAGGGCCGGGCCATGCGTACCCTGGACGGCGAGGGCACGGACCTGACCCCGCTTTTCGAGACCATCATCGAGGAGATCCCCGGCCCGGCCTGCGATCCGACGCAGCCCTTCGCCATGCTCGTCTCGGATCTCGGCTATTCCGACTTCCTGGGGCGGCTGGCCATCGGCCGGGTCCTGGCCGGCACGGCCAGGAGCCATGATTCGCTGGTGCGCATCGACGAGAAGAATTGCCGCGTGCCCCTTCGGGTCACCAGGCTCCAGGTCTACGAGGGCCTGAAGGTCCTCGATTCCGAGACCGCGCATCCCGGGGACATCGTGGTCGTCTCCGGACTGGACGAGGTCACCATCGGGGACACCATCTGTTCCGCCGAGGCCACCAAAGCCATCAAGCGCATTGCCGTGGACGATCCCACCGTGGCCATGCGCTTCACCATCAACACCTCCCCCCTGGCCGGACGCGAGGGCAAATACGTCCAATCCGCGCGCATCCGGGACCGCCTTTTCAAGGAAACCCTGCTCAACGTGGCCATCCGGGTGGAGGAGAGCGAGGAGCGCGACAGCTTCGTGGTCAAGGGCCGGGGCGAGTTCCAGATGGCCATTTTGATCGAAACCATGCGCCGCGAGGGCTTCGAACTGGCCGTGGGCCGGCCCGAGGTCATCTACCGCGTGGAGGGCGGGGTCCGCAAGGAACCCGTGGAACACCTGTTTATCGACTGCGAGGAATCCTTCACCGGCGTGGTCACGGAAAAGCTGTCCATCCGCAAGGGGCGCATGAAAAACCTGGTGAACCACGGCTCGGGCCGGGTGCGCCTGGAATTCACCATCCCCTCGCGGGGGCTTATCGGCTACCGGGACGAGTTTCTGACCGACACCAAGGGCACGGGCATCATGAACTCGTATTTTCTGGGCTACGAGGAATACCGGGGCGATTTTCCCTCGCGCTTCACCGGTTCCATCGTGGCCGACCGCTCGGGCGTGGGCGTGCCCTATGCCCTGTTCAATCTGGAGCCGCGCGGCAGGCTCTTTCTGTCCCCCGGGGAACCGGTCTACGAGGGCATGATCGTCGGCGAGCACAACCGGGAAAACGACATCAACGTCAACCCCTGCAAGGAAAAAAAGCTGACCAACATGCGCGCCTCGGGCAAGGACGAGAACGTGATCCTGACCCCGGTCATGCCCATGACCCTGGAGCGGGCCATCCATTTCATCCGCGAGGACGAACTGGCCGAGGTCACGCCGGCGTCCATCCGGCTGCGCAAGATCGAGCTTTCGGCCCAGAAGCGCCACCTGATGGGCGGGGCCAAAAAAAAGGCCCAGAGCGAGGCCTAG